The genomic segment ttttctacatgtcataaataatgctccagcttagttaatgctacagtataccatgcttcaattattacaCTAGTTTAATTTCACTCAGCACAAAAAGCTgacttaggccactccaaataaactTCCTATTTCctgtccaccgcccgcatctggttactgtcagctctaaatattccatattccgtattcttccattattttccagttattcttgcatactgacaggcttagtaaagccatcttgaaacagtgtcagctcacgtgtcagcagtgctatcaagtcagcacaaactacacgtttttgttattttgtgacttgaaaaggaaggaacatgCTTTAGTGCAGCTTTTTATAGCTGttccaggcaaataatggcttgaaaagctgtaatgaaataatggaaatgggcTGCCTGCTCGCATGCAAATAAGCTTGAGGTCAggtcaggacgggaaacaggaaatttatttggagtggccttactctggagatatttttagaggtcaggccatccatggactgcaacagaggtcatagtcatgcacactatacttttactgatctgatgtgatatttaagttgGAGATTATCCCTTTCATGTGATATTCAgctgcatgtcaagctaggaggAGTATGAAGGCATGCTCCCtcaaagaaaattttgaaaatatatgctttgaaatggcatgtgggagctattttttgattgtaactgctaatgcatgatgtgATCAATTCAGTAGCTCAATGCagtgccatgcagttgactgattggaacttttgaaaagtaatttaaagacgTTTAACATAAATGCAAATGATTTAGACCaggcagtgtaatgagaacagtggctacgtataatctgtactgaatgctctaatagagtatctcgagttgAGTATCTTGATGAGTATCTCGAGTTTttgatacaaattcaagtaACTGAAAAGTGTTCCAGCCAATGCCGGACTTTGTCACCGTGGGCTCCAACCCTGCTTATAGTACTACACCtatatagattctattatgtgtggtacagtaatgctgtcttaGTAGTAGTAAATGTTTTGAATAGAAATTTAGGGTTGCCACTGAAAACTCAGactgctcagcctgaattgttgagcattttttaccaaggcagctgcctcggttgcctcaatggtagctatgccactgactactggttgaaaagaatttattgctatcacatttgtacatcaagagttcatcaaGAAGTGAGGAAGGCCAAGACGAACAGCAAATATACATAACTTTGAATAAAGAGCTTGTGGAACAATCCACATGTTTTATTTGTTAAAACTCATCAAGAGAAGCCTAATGATACCTTGTTTGTAACCTATGAATGAGGTATGCAGCAGTTAAAGTGGTAACAACTAATTCGTAAGACAACCCTCGGGGTACCCTGAGGCCTAACTTTCAACCTTCTCAATTGGATGGCACTTAATAATAAAAGAAATTTGGTTTAACATGAGCATCATCAAATTTAAGCACAGCTGCTTGTGCTATAGACTGTTGTGTGTCTGAGTTGAACTACCTGGGAGTCAAGTCTTCCAGTTAGTGTTGTATACCCAGACTCTTTCCATGTAGCTGATTGATCAGAGATTATATTATAAGACACAAAAACAGCCACACTGCAttgtttaaaaaaaaacaaaaaaaaaaaacagcctatggctgactttgaggtttgttttactcacatttcttcttttctatgtggatacaatgatgattattgaacacagacttataaatgtatttcattgcatgatttaattcagtTTTGATAatgttattgtaatactctaatagagtgcacatttttttgaggacttctaacagaacatacgtacacagaatgttctagaacaatctagtgcTTCTATTGGTAggtctatgaaattacaaatgtttgattataagcagatttcaactacaaatttcattaaattaagtgaggtgatcagccaaggtagcagtggttcagtggtaaaggatgcaggtgttaggtatggaggtccctggttcgaactttGGTAAGGTTTtgtttttcaacattttttgtacactttttttaccccatggtgactgctctattagagtatctctattcCTTGTTTTTacgtttgtttggtttttgctttataactttgtcgctgtaactctattcaaactatcaaaaggcactgctacgatgatcagcctatctacacaccaattttcaagttattcctatactcgatttaccctgtagccatgacagaagtttgatatttttttaaatgaataaatgctcataactccttggatattcctcagattcacagcaaacttggtacatgaatccagCATAACATGCTCCTTGTTTGTGCCATAGATCGAGGAAATCAAGTTacacgtttgtgttttatagcaatttttgcaaagtgtgcgaaaagaaaaatGGAAGCCCCTGtacagcataagaagaaaaaacaaagaaattaaaacaaaactttgaacacccatatctgcaaatggctgttgcaaacttaatcaaatttgctgtgtggcgtaccctatcTGGCGGACAACTagaatgcaaaaatggtgtgctttggagaaggggccatggagctatgcacacatgaaaaggCTATTTtctcaatatactcacagtgtggtgcgccggctttcttggccacacgacacactaccatgtgtcttgatattctgTTGATAATTAGCTAAATGGAAGGCTCTAGCCGTATGAGATAATTAAGATTTCTACCTTTTGTAAACAGGTTGATTGTATGGTTGGGGAGTTCCGTCCATCTGCAAAGCACCAGCCCCTCCCACTATTTGCGATCATAGAGAGTCCAATGGGCTTGTTAAACTTGCGTGACATCTGTTACCATGGTATCTACAAGTGTGAAGCTGTAAGACTGCAGGTAATTGTGTTCGGCTCTGATGACTACCTCGCCATGATTGGTGAGtgacatcatgtgatgtgtCTGGTTTTTAATGCACATATACCTCAAATGTGAGTACGAAAGTGTATGTATACAGGAGGCCATGTTAGTCATCCAAAAATAATACACAAAATTGCAATGCAGGCGGATTTTTGATTTAGCTGAAATGTAAGGCTCACAATCCTACATAATTTAAGGTGCAGCATTTTAGTCTGGTCTAATTGCAAACAAAACCATAATTCCGCCACCAATACTACTAAAAGATTTCTGATGTAGCAAGGAAAATGATGACGCAAGTGGGGAAGAGAGAGAAGTTAATTAAGTTTATGTAGCAAAAGTAACCACTTTGTGATCTACTTGGTTAAAATGTCATGGTTAGCCTTGTGTCAAAAGTCAATGTAGCTACTATTCAAGGGTGACCACTATTCAAGGGTGACCACTATTTAAGGGTGACCACCATTCAAGGGTGATGTTCATAGCATAAGTAGTTCTTTAGTACAGCAATTATTCAGTGTAgcaaacaaaaattgttattatATGAAGACTGTACTTACTTCATGTTTATTAGCTCAAGTACATTTCACTGTGATGTGCACTAAAGTTTACGTTCTGTTTTTGAGGGCACAGATGAAGCAGCTATTTAAGATGTGGTGTTTATTCAGTGGTTATATATTTGTGTGTCGGCTTAGAGAGAGAAAGGAATCAAGTCATTGTCTTACCTCATGAAATGAATAAGCCAAtctaatgaatacttcacttgtAAACAGCAGCTAAAGGCTTTGCTGTTTGTATGTGTATCATCCTATTTTGTGTTATGATAATTTTGTTATAGTGTGAAAATTTACTTTGTACTCACCTCTTTAATAAAACCACTCCTCATTATAGTGGCAACATCTACCATGTCCCGCACACAGTTaaatatacttcatgacctcattagtgAAGCCATCTTATTATTATATTCTCCTATATATGGTCATGTTAATAATAACCTGACTTGTTGACCCCTATGTATCCTTCAGGTGGAGTACGCAGTGAAGATGCCAGTGAACTAGTGTTTGTTCGCCAGTCAATAGTGACGCATGCGAAGGCCTACCAACTACAAGCTATTGACCTCGTCCATATTGACTTCAAAGGTGTGGGAGTATGTATGTCGCTATGGTAACTTGTTCATGTTGAAACAGACTTAACATCACTAAAAAGACAATCACAAGAAGGAGCTTGGATGGGGTTTacaggtgtgtgtagtgtatgacAGCATTAGCAGTATCAACATAATATGGTTGTATTGGTTGTTAGGGAAGCAAGTGATTCACCCTACtcaagtgggtgtggtccaAGAAGCCTTCACTCCCACACAAGACCAGATCACATGGGCTACTGGACTGATAGAGGAATTTGACAAACACCAAAAACTTGGAAAAGTAATTGTGTTAGTTTAAATTGTGGGTTTAACAGTCTCCTCCAAACAGGGAGCATTTACCTATCAAGGTAGAATGATAGACAAGCCATTGTTATTACAAGCTAAGAACATTGTTAACCTTCACAATGCTATTAGTGGAAGAACAAACAGCTGATCTgaatttgtatcaaaattttaTGTTGATAATTCATTTGACATGACCACACAAATAATGCAGACATCAATTCTGAAGTTTTAATAGTATAGCTACTCTGCGACTTACTGAGGTGTATTATGtacggatttttttttttttgatttggtatggaatgacccgaAAGACATTCCcatgtagtctcgtgcccacacaaaaagaaaaaagcgGTCAGGGCACGAGACTAATTCCCATGATCGAGCGCGTGGGCGGCTGGGGACGAAAATCACGGAACCCCTGTGGAAATAGCCGGATATAACCCTTATGGATCGAGAGACTAGCTGAAATAGTGATCTGGCTACGCGAGAGACTCCATTTTTCATTCACTATAAGGACCTGTATTAATTATAGAAGACTACAGAAAAGCTTGTGAGCAAGGAGATCATCCTCCAAGATGGCTTCTCGTCAAAAAGCAAGCTCTAAAACTAATGTTGCTAAGTCACTGCTCAGTGTTGGTAAGGACTATAGAAGATATAATATGATGTCTGTCTCCAAAAAGGTGTTTATTCGAAGGACGATTATGATATTTTGGGGTTTTGCTTCTCGTAGTCTGCTCAATCACCGAACATGCGGAAACATCGTAAATTTCACAAACTCTcgcacaaactaacctgcagagcACAATGTTTTTGTTTcagtgtaacactaatgtagcaAGGTGTCGGAAGGTCAGAATTCCatacatatgaagaagtttgcggacatttgctatacttttgtccatggcaaaaatgccagctggaacaggcgaaaaaccattaaaaattaaattaattatcgtgtaccaCCTACCTCGAGTGTGTTTAGCAACTTTccgaatttgatacatgtagagaaactctctgcgagtacaatgataccaaaagaagtccaattcacggaaatttaggcatgtcaaaatggcctaaaccgatCGGGAGTAGCAAATTTCCCTATACATTTTgttagtctggcgcggccgccccttcgcaaacaggaagggtctggggactctagcaTTGTGTACCTGTGCGAACTTAccgaaaactggtgcgtccaatcaaatTGCTTGCCTGCTCATTTAGTGACGTGGATATCCGCTTTGGCTAACTTGATAGGCTGCAAACTATGGCTTCTGTTTTGCTTGTCACGAGTCTTGTCCAATTAGAACAACTTATCGTGAAGGAATAAGGATGGCATATTAATAAAGTACAAAGAGTACGTTAAGTAGTCTTGTAAGTTAGAAGCGGTGAGTTTTTTGAGCGTTCCACTGGATATGAATATCGCAATAACTAATGATAATGGTGTAATCTAATTACGGAAAACCACGTCTCTCCCACTAATTACATTCCATTTGCACAAGTACACTATGCTAGAGTCTCCAGACccttcctgtttgcgaaggggcggccgcgccagactaacattttgtattgggcatTTCGGGGGGCTGCAATAAAAGGCGTAATAACCCgcgacacgtgatagatacctcggattccgaaccagatttggaaagagcagtgaatagcgattaagatgagctatagcagaaggaaatcaggaaatttaagcgtatcattttaaggttgaaaatctcttactttttctatggcgaattgaatggaggatatttggaagggaacgcTACGAGGtatttcgatgtcttgacagccttcacttcattagtgttacaatgaaacaaaagcattgcagattagttctgcaggttagtttgcaaaaattacagtgttctgtGATTAAGTCAAATTATGTCCGTTCCATgtaaaaacttcttcatatgttaGTACATTTCCTTCCAAATCTAGGGGTGTAGGGAGGGGGAGTTCccaggggttcaggaaccccctgtaaaattAGACTTCCGAGTTTACAGACTCTATAACACACCAAGTGTGGCAgaacaaaatgagtgagtaatggtgtatggcacagcacaacaattgataaagcttgtattcatctctcagggaaggatttacagaggtaacacaCGAGCCCTCTTGAAAACTTGTAAAATaattgacatactctaatagagcagtcacgtatactCTTAACAGAACATGCATGTCAATATCCATCATGATAAGGAACTTCACTAGTGGaatttttcagacattctaacagtTGATAGctaatgcaaaactgagcattaCAGCCATTACTGCTATAGATTTGGTACGCAGTGTTTAAAGGTATAGAAcaccagtaatttatcacttgggcATGCAGAATGAACCAtgcatgctatgcatattttgtagttatataatgttttgattgtaagtcattcgagtccatttgtattagtggatTCATGGTGCCTATACCAGTGGGATAATTATCACTTACAGATTCCTATGTGTCTCTACATGTTATGCTGACTGTTTCCAttaggtagctttatctagtacaaGCTTCATCCCAAGGGCTTTTATATTATACTAGGTGTACCCGTgcaaaatgcgcgtgatactaagacaattgtgagctattgtgtgaatacatgaAAGTGTGTCATCCTgtagggtgcagagtgtgtcatTGTAGGCAGCCTGGTTGGAGTGATAATTCCATGGTAatttgccacacccactaagaAACTATCCTTTGTTGACTGTTTCATTTTCCCTTGCACTGGTGTTGCTAGTCTCCTCCGTTTCAGGTCTGTCtatagtccctgacctgcttgtcTACTTGTCGCAGTAGCTATACTTCGTCTAGCTAGGCCTCAGGACGTCTatcttgtagtggacagcacagcagggtgcagagtgtgtgtTTCCGGCGAgtcttccttgtgtagtctcTGTCCAGTAGCCCGATAGAAATAATCATcgctcgtagacttgccacacccactacgaaactctcctttattgactgtttccttctccacTGCAGTGGTGTGCTGGTAATCCTCAATTTTAGGCTTCCCTGACTCCTGCCTGTCTTCATGTCGCTGTAGTTATACTTCGTCTAGCGCACAGCGGTGTAGGCCTCAGGACGTCTATCCTTGTAATGAGTGCAGTAGGGTGCAGATTGTGTATTCCCGATGAATCTTTCATGTGTAGTCTCTGTCAAGTAGTCGTGGATtggccacacccactacaaaactctccttttatactggcgAGTGTgtttgccggatgatagcgtacacaccagatcacatgatcaaattcgctgatgtgattggttaaatcatgaaaaagtgattgatcctatctcactgtaagcttttagatattaaattttaaccATGACGTCATCTGgtttctattggcaacgcgtgtataccgggatgccgtatacgcgtatcgtaaacttataatggccattgacagtgataagtatctcgcaaccaaaGTTAGCACGTagtgatagacacgaaaaccaccttatgacacattgatttggacgggtagttgatttagcgagtttgaagctaatcaggggaaaaacctgggaggagtttgtgtttgaaaattttatggACTCGATTTTAACGTTTTTCGTTCTGTCGGCCACAGGGGAGAGAAAAGTCTAGTGTAGGCTGGGGGATGGGGAAGGCTGATAACACGATAAGGGTCTCAAGAAAGTTATGGACGAATTCGTGTCTTCCTCGGGTAGTTACGGTGGTTTAAAGGGTATTTTCCGTAGTTcaacgaatcgccaccaatcaTGGAACATGAGATTTGTCTCAAATTCTAGaattgaatggtaccgatccgattgAAATCCGACCAAGAATGACTGATCAGTGCTCGAAAAACACGTGCGTGGGCGAAGAGAATTAATATATAGATTATGAATGTTAAATGTACTATATTTTGGATAAAATATAGGTGAgctttgattcattaaaatattgagaGTCTCTCAGCATCTGGGGGCTGtgctcccagacccctgcttctggtaactcaatacttgTTGGAACTCCCCTTCAAataatcctggctatgcccctggaATAATCAATATCAGTCCACCTATAGAACAggaaagtgattttcaaccttaaaatgatgtAATTAAATTTCCTTCTGCTATGGCTTGTTCAAATTgccattcactgctctttccattTCCAGTCCAGAATCTCGGGTATCTATCACATGTTACACCATTTATTACATGGTACCAAAATACCAGTACAAAATGGAAATTTGTAATACCGGGTTGGTTTAGGTCAATTTGATGCACCACTATTTCCATGAATTGGGAGCATCATTGAGAGTTGCTCTATATGTGTCACACCTAAACAGGCATGAGGTAGGCAGTACATATTAATTTCATTTTTTAGGTTTTTAAACAGAACATGCCTGTTCCATGTGCTGAAACAGATTATGTGTATTATCTGGATATCAGATAGTAGTTCAATATCCGGATAGTAATTTGAAGCTGTCAGGGTAGTTGCTAATATGGCCAACATCCTCGTTTCCCATCACCTTGGGAACAATCAGGTAGTGAGGGCACATGGctattattacaggtttttgcaattgaattcgtcccgtttgcaattgaattcgttggtattgcaattgaattcgtcccgtttgcaattgaattcgtcggttatacagttgaattagtcagttttgcaatagaattcgtcgtgtttgcattacaattcgtcataaacaaaacggctccaagaaaccaacccgttcattaagagatgaactatttatgtcttggagagttacacttgagacactagaaggtaattgaagctggtagtacgtgaagttgatagctgtctgacaagttaattagcttgctcgagAGCGACCACACCCATCGTGAATGGCATAGTAGAGTTTGGAGTGCTGCTGGAGAGGCTgcagaggaagaattattgccttataaagagttgtttactactgttgtacatgaacaagttcttgtagcagctgctacatcatgttttcgtgtttgctccagctgccattcttgttacggatgaatttaactgcaaaagcgacgaatttaactgcaaaagcgacgaattcaattgtaaaactgacgaattcaattgcaaacgggacgaattcaattgcaaatgggacgaattcaattgcaaaagcgacgaactcaattgcaaacgggacgaattcaattgcaaagtcgccgaattcaattgcaaaaacctgtaataactGAAATTTCATTAGCCTTCAAAATGATAATACACTGTCCACCAGCCAACTTATTTCAAGCAACAGGCTAGATGTTTTAAAGGACTGTGGCTTTTCTTACGTGTCACCGACAACAACAAAGCACTTTCCAAGAAATTTAGTAACAAAGTAATACTTTTAGAGGATGCCTCCCAGTAAATAAATAATGGTTTGGATTGCTCATATCAAAACTCGTGTCAAATTAACCCATATATTACAATTTTccgtaaaatattattatgcgtaaaatcaatgtacagcagcctatggaggtaagttagttttaagttacattattcatcataactcTGGTTCTGAAGGTGGAATCAAAATTGTTCGGCCGCCATTACACACGCATAACACTCCTCTATCCGATGATAACAAAATTTATTCGAAGCTAAAGTGTTTACAGcttgcaaatttacaacaaatGATGGTAAGTAGCAACTTATGCAATACAAAATCCATTGGAGAGCAAATCACGAATTTCGCGTTCTAATTAAATCGCGGCATCATGCCGTCACCATGGCGATTGCGAATTTTGTTTGGCCGGAATCGgatagag from the Dysidea avara chromosome 13, odDysAvar1.4, whole genome shotgun sequence genome contains:
- the LOC136243171 gene encoding citramalyl-CoA lyase, mitochondrial-like, giving the protein MFRVYGSWRHSLHCLRRFSTQTSHEAGRYRPRRAVMYVPGMDKRKMEKIPSVGVDTVVFDIEDGVAVDQKGTARYMIPETLAQLSIPAATEVTVRVNGLDSNLTREDLQVILEKSPDGLPEALMVPKVQSAEDVAEVDCMVGEFRPSAKHQPLPLFAIIESPMGLLNLRDICYHGIYKCEAVRLQVIVFGSDDYLAMIGGVRSEDASELVFVRQSIVTHAKAYQLQAIDLVHIDFKDLTSLKRQSQEGAWMGFTGKQVIHPTQVGVVQEAFTPTQDQITWATGLIEEFDKHQKLGKGAFTYQGRMIDKPLLLQAKNIVNLHNAISGRTNS